A region of Phaeodactylum tricornutum CCAP 1055/1 chromosome 14, whole genome shotgun sequence DNA encodes the following proteins:
- a CDS encoding predicted protein (Highly expressed conserved hyptothetical gene of unknown function. Many ESTs under conditions of nitrate depletion.; Pt_51457 Conserved hypotheticalal gene of unknownn function), which yields MVFSTPAKVFATALAMGVLVATQIDLTSQKNGAANGIASDADAASKPTGASSRGLKGARRLATGNVEGYGRVNATSGTLVNGFAGPGESSQYAAVKQTGSFDIRSFATGPNGFIEGSSNGAVYHTELKTIGEADYYGQVENTGATVESYGTGYFAGNFDTEGSAPAGPNATTAPGATMAPTSAPVATSSTKAPKASMVPKSTAAPKSEKATLSPKSAKGDTMNIEVPPPEPRTATADEGAVSPDAVTGSVYSVAGGTLKSTFTAQGSTYVYAPAEIIGGGLDIGASEGQVGSASGLTSVGGDIFDDIATMMPDDATVSPLATVSEGLATASPGSGGASLTSSSSAYGYANEFFADAEAAGDLTQTGSATAFAYGPSAGEYLPGGNSSTYADSYATFGVSGEAAAPSP from the exons ATGGTCTTCTCTACCCCTGCCAAAGTCTTTGCCACTGCGCTCGCCATGGGTGTTCTGGTTGCCACCCAGATTGATCTGACGTCGCAAAAG AACGGTGCTGCCAACGGAATTGCGTCCGACGCCGACGCTGCTTCAAAGCCTACAGGAGCTTCTAGCCGCGGCTTGAAGGGTGCTCGCCGTTTGGCTACCGGAAACGTCGAAGGATACGGAAGGGTCAATGCCACGTCCGGAACTCTCGTCAACGGCTTTGCCGGCCCCGGAGAGAGCTCTCAGTACGCTGCCGTCAAACAGACGGGATCCTTCGACATCAGATCATTTGCCACGGGTCCCAACGGATTTATTGAAGGATCCAGTAATGGGGCGGTTTACCATACCGAGCTGAAAACGATTGGTGAGGCTGACTACTACGGTCAGGTTGAGAACACCGGAGCCACTGTCGAGTCCTACGGTACCGGCTACTTTGCCGGAAACTTCGACACGGAAGGGTCCGCACCTGCTGGACCCAACGCCACGACCGCTCCTGGAGCCACGATGGCACCCACCAGTGCCCCTGTCGCCACGTCGTCCACCAAGGCACCCAAGGCTTCCATGGTACCCAAGAGTACTGCGGCACCCAAGAGCGAGAAGGCTACCCTTTCACCGAAGAGTGCCAAGGGCGACACCATGAACATCGAGGTGCCTCCCCCCGAGCCGCGCACTGCGACGGCGGACGAGGGGGCCGTCTCGCCCGACGCTGTGACCGGCTCGGTGTACTCGGTGGCTGGAGGCACTCTCAAGTCGACTTTCACGGCTCAAGGGAGCACGTACGTGTACGCCCCGGCGGAAATCATCGGTGGAGGTCTTGACATTGGTGCCTCGGAAGGACAAGTTGGCAGCGCAAGTGGTCTTACTTCTGTTGGTGGCGACATCTTTGACGACATTGCTACCATGATGCCAGACGATGCTACCGTGAGCCCCCTTGCGACCGTCAGCGAAGGGCTCGCTACCGCGAGTCCTGGAAGCGGCGGAGCTTCTCTTACAAGCTCGTCCTCCGCTTATGGTTATGCCAACGAATTCTTTGCGGATGCCGAGGCCGCTGGTGATCTGACCCAGACCGGATCGGCTACTGCTTTTGCCTATGGACCGAGTGCTGGTGAATACTTGCCCGGTGGTAATTCGAGCACATACGCGGATTCGTATGCCACGTTTGGTGTTTCGGGAGAGGCGGCGGCTCCTAGTCCCTAA
- a CDS encoding predicted protein gives MVFSTPAKVFTTALAMGALVATQIDLTSQKNGAANGIASDADAASKPTGASSRGLKGARRLATGNVEGYGRVNATSGTLVNGFAGPGESSQYAAVKQTGSFDISSSATGPNGYIEGSSSGTVYHTELKTIGQTDYYGQVENTGATVESYGTGYFAGNFDTEGSTPAGPNATTAPGATMAPTSAPVATSSTKAPKASLVPKSTAAPKSEKATLSPKSAKGDTMNIEVPPPEPRTATADEGAVTPETETGSVYSVAGGTIKSTVTGQGSTYVYAPGPGFREIGASEGQVGSASGSIFVGGAGNYSGTAPNASDYYFDSANNDGDAVGGSQVDSSASASGSANDFAADAYASGYSAQNGVFGAYANGPSAGEYLPGGNASIAMDSYTTFGVSGEAAASSP, from the exons ATGGTCTTCTCTACCCCTGCCAAAGTCTTTACCACAGCACTCGCCATGGGTGCTCTGGTTGCCACCCAGATTGATCTGACGTCGCAAAAG AACGGTGCTGCCAACGGAATTGCGTCCGACGCCGACGCTGCTTCAAAGCCTACAGGAGCTTCTAGCCGCGGCTTGAAGGGTGCTCGCCGTTTGGCTACCGGAAACGTCGAAGGATACGGAAGGGTCAATGCCACGTCCGGAACTCTCGTCAACGGCTTTGCCGGCCCCGGAGAGAGCTCTCAGTACGCTGCCGTCAAACAGACGGGATCCTTCGACATCAGCTCATCTGCCACGGGTCCCAACGGATATATTGAAGGATCCAGTAGTGGGACGGTTTACCATACCGAGCTGAAAACGATTGGTCAGACTGACTACTATGGCCAGGTTGAAAACACCGGGGCCACTGTCGAGTCCTACGGTACCGGCTACTTTGCCGGAAACTTCGACACGGAAGGGTCCACACCTGCTGGACCCAACGCCACGACCGCTCCTGGAGCCACGATGGCACCCACCAGTGCCCCTGTCGCCACGTCGTCCACCAAGGCACCCAAGGCTTCCTTGGTACCCAAGAGTACTGCGGCACCCAAGAGCGAGAAGGCTACCCTTTCACCGAAGAGTGCCAAGGGCGACACCATGAACATCGAGGTGCCTCCCCCCGAGCCGCGCACTGCGACGGCGGACGAGGGGGCCGTCACGCCCGAAACTGAGACCGGTTCGGTGTACTCAGTGGCTGGAGGCACAATCAAGTCCACGGTCACGGGACAAGGGAGCACATACGTGTATGCCCCTGGACCTGGATTTAGAGAGATTGGTGCCTCGGAAGGACAAGTTGGCAGCGCTTCTggttccatttttgttggTGGCGCTGGCAACTACAGCGGAACTGCGCCCAACGCGAGCGACTATTACTTTGATAGCGCTAACAACGATGGTGACGCCGTAGGTGGATCTCAAGTTGACAGCTCGGCATCCGCTTCTGGTTCTGCGAATGATTTTGCTGCGGATGCTTATGCCAGTGGATACAGTGCCCAGAACGGAGTTTTCGGAGCGTACGCAAACGGACCGAGTGCTGGCGAATACTTGCCTGGCGGTAACGCGAGTATTGCCATGGACTCGTATACCACGTTCGGGGTGTCCGGAGAGGCGGCGGCTTCTAGTCCGTAA
- a CDS encoding predicted protein, producing MGSLSPPILTAPQGTQVQNMIQAYIDGRQPYCCPSNPSTAASGPIVYEEQQTLSTSSTLAAPYSSQPTTKQTPPTVVRSGIPSDHRKGDQEYQIHQIAVAAAIGVIPNRSVRDTARLVHRVLQQQEHRPSSQAPTPLEALPTLLYNPRSSSLNEALASASTDTIVIFRRTRSCRGGYLVDAGLVWYDRPTRRRTHPWNVRFVANVVERQLAQRQSRLQNMPYPCTSNTAARNWWRWLVQQASETDQARRNPVRKRDSGGDSVFDTFWATWAHPTPSTAGAGRTVTDYGTRPAPPPPPFVARFPVALDQVLASPYHLHLLQICIQRQRQASIQNITFAMDETIPDAVYIVARFWWALTILLDGARGENVHSSASARESKVASTPAVLPIVPFLASTGSCPERLARLVFCLFPEQLSYIVPDTGATVLHLWAAAPNPIHEERDGMLIPLLRTCPALAAVKDNRGRLPIHVALHWNKAMPDVRALWEHAPHTVHVPDPLKPTLPLVVLVTLTARKQKMNTLRALERRNPAVSLAEWLDATRDTETLQASALCLGFIERTFVVRHVHDEVPLESDYPPQRAPTSVPASPLSLFTYPGGPNIPKDEDCSY from the exons ATGGGATCGTTGTCACCTCCAATCCTGACTGCCCCACAAGGTACACAAGTGCAGAATATGATTCAAGCCTACATTGATGGACGACAACCGTACTGTTGTCCATCAAACCCTTCTACCGCAGCATCCGGCCCTATCGTCTACGAGGAGCAGCAGACACTGTCGACGTCGAGTACCTTGGCTGCTCCGTACTCGTCCCAACCGACTACCAAACAGACTCCTCCTACCGTTGTAAGATCGGGCATCCCGTCTGATCATCGGAAAGGAGATCAAGAATATCAAATCCACCAAATCGCCGTCGCTGCTGCTATCGGCGTCATTCCCAACCGATCCGTTCGGGATACCGCTCGCTTAGTTCATCGCGTTCTACAGCAACAGGAACACCGGCCTTCATCACAGGCACCGACTCCGCTGGAAGCCTTGCCTACCCTGCTCTACAATCCAAGAAGCTCTTCGCTAAACGAAGCGTTAGCCTCGGCCTCCACCGACACAATTGTCATTTTCCGCCGGACCAGAAGTTGCCGTGGAGGATATCTTGTGGATGCCGGTCTCGTGTGGTATGACCGCCCTACACGTCGCCGCACGCAT CCATGGAACGTGCGCTTTGTTGCCAACGTTGTCGAACGCCAGCTTGCACAACGACAATCACGATTGCAAAATATGCCGTATCCGTGCACATCCAACACCGCCGCACGCAACTGGTGGCGCTGGCTCGTTCAACAAGCGTCCGAAACGGACCAAGCCCGTCGCAATCCTGTGCGCAAGCGAGATTCCGGTGGCGATTCCGTGTTTGATACCTTTTGGGCCACGTGGGCGCACCCAACGCCGTCGACAGCGGGTGCCGGCCGAACTGTCACTGACTATGGCACACGGCCGGCTCCGCCTCCGCCGCCCTTTGTGGCCCGCTTTCCAGTGGCACTGGATCAAGTTCTCGCCTCACCGTACCACTTACATCTTTTGCAGATTTGTATACAGCGCCAACGGCAAGCCAGTATTCAGAACATTACGTTTGCAATGGATGAGACTATCCCCGACGCTGTCTACATTGTCGCTCGCTTCTGGTGGGCCTTGACGATTCTGTTGGACGGGGCACGAGGCGAAAACGTGCACTCGAGCGCTAGCGCTAGGGAGAGCAAAGTTGCCTCTACTCCCGCCGTGTTGCCTATTGTCCCCTTTCTGGCATCTACTGGGTCTTGTCCGGAGCGTCTCGCTCGTTTGGTATTCTGTTTGTTTCCCGAGCAGCTCTCGTACATTGTTCCGGACACTGGCGCCACAGTGTTGCACCTGTGGGCTGCCGCTCCCAACCCGATTCATGAAGAACGTGACGGTATGCTGATCCCTCTCTTACGCACTTGTCCGGCGTTGGCTGCTGTGAAAGACAACCGAGGCCGTTTGCCTATCCACGTAGCCCTGCATTGGAACAAAGCCATGCCGGACGTTCGTGCGTTGTGGGAACACGCCCCCCATACCGTTCACGTTCCAGATCCGCTCAAGCCGACTTTACCGTTGGTTGTCCTCGTCACGTTGACTGCCCGCAAACAGAAGATGAACACCTTGCGCGCGCTGGAGCGACGCAACCCCGCCGTATCGTTGGCGGAATGGTTGGACGCAACGCGCGATACCGAAACGTTACAAG CGAGTGCTTTGTGCTTGGGGTTTATTGAGCGGACCTTTGTTGTTCGGCACGTACACGATGAGGTGCCATTGGAAAGTGATTATCCGCCGCAACGGGCCCCAACTAGCGTTCCAGCTAGTCCTCTTAGCCTATTCAC TTATCCTGGTGGTCCAAACATCCCTAAAGACGAAGATTGCTCTTACTAG
- a CDS encoding predicted protein: protein MKSVQLFLCSLGLALLFLGTTTEWQRRLPDFLRLPGEAQAHRRVQTGSTASTPPGPTAPTPAIRKPSVGSPTSPTPVVTTVPGGTTQTLAQNQTTPEQATPTSLPTESPAPSPSPSDVPTAKPTITPMPTDKPTASPTESPAPSPSPSSIPTVAPTESPSNAPSQAPTTSPAPTQAPSTAPSTAPSSPPTDVPSAHPTVSVQPSFRPSRSPSDQPSNTPTVSLAPSALPSLAPSISQRPSQAPSYISAQQAIVNVTLDLNALLTNAQIEALEAATIVYMEQEAVPGGYLEQATVNVIAQQTRQPTPFGRSRRALQEYTVLELALDVAATYTGSAVDFDLGLYMASRLDPPNPVWIHLLGNEDTIFLPLRPPTPVGTRNVTTSREESAETPSGMTKGTYAVVILTALAALALGAVSSVYAVRQHRLETLGTELKSPRMVANATTWNTADRRIGGELGGKSRRRPVLPLGLDSLCATDTVDHESYSRATSTVPSPMEKAQASVFRHTDPPVRRMSPRESSEIDFGRNRALLDQDDSLLSGSYGDSRISARPPPPHQTTGRYPGAAAHFPHFQPQRTHHADLDQEILLTKSVGGTLGAKAVDDDKASASDFSSQAKFYLSRLLGTNTASGPLSQASSRDHGTTIQKTVSYDSVLRRPGLYDVFAPPGPIGIVVDTTKDGPAVHALKTTSPMLGLIQPGDLIVGLDDQDTRSMTAATLTRLMAAKAQEHERKITLLTNEHVQTAYPLY from the exons ATGAAATCAGTACAATTGTTCCTGTGTAGTTTAGGACTGGCGTTACTCTTTCTCGGCACCACGACGGAATGGCAACGGCGCCTTCCAGACTTTTTGCGGCTCCCGGGGGAAGCGCAAGCACACCGTCGCGTCCAAACGGGTAGTACGGCTTCGACTCCGCCCGGGCCCACCGCGCCGACCCCCGCAATCCGCAAACCGTCCGTCGGGAGTCCCACGTCTCCGACTCCGGTGGTGACCACAGTCCCCGGCGGGACGACCCAGACTCTTGCACAAAACCAAACGACTCCCGAACAAGCGACTCCCACGTCACTCCCGACGGAATCACCGGCGCCGTCGCCTTCACCGTCGGACGTACCCACTGCCAAGCCTACCATCACGCCCATGCCCACCGACAAGCCCACGGCGTCGCCGACCGAGTCTCCCGCCCCGTCCccttcgccgtcgtcgatcCCCACCGTGGCACCGACCGAATCTCCGTCGAACGCTCCCTCGCAAGCGCCCACCACGTCGCCGGCACCGACCCAAGCGCCTTCGACTGCTCCCAGTACGGCGCCCTCGTCTCCTCCGACCGACGTACCCAGTGCGCATCCCACCGTTTCGGTACAACCCAGTTTCCGTCCCAGTCGGTCTCCGTCGGATCAACCCAGTAATACTCCCACCGTGTCGCTGGCGCCGTCCGCATTGCCTAGTCTCGCACCCAGTATCAGTCAACGACCGTCGCAAGCCCCGTCTTATATTAGTGCACAACAAGCCATTGTCAACGTGACGCTTGATCTCAACGCGCTCTTGACCAACGCACAGATCGAAGCCTTGGAAGCGGCTACCATTGTCTACATGGAACAAGAGGCCGTTCCGGGAGGCTACCTCGAACAGGCGACTGTCAACGTCATTGCTCAGCAAACGCGTCAACCAACTCCCTTTGGTCGAAGCCGTCGGGCTCTCCAGGAATATACCGTTCTGGAATTGGCACTGGATGTGGCCGCAACCTACACGGGATCGGCAGTCGACTTTGATCTGGGTCTCTATATGGCCTCCCGGTTGGATCCACCCAATCCCGTATGGATTCATTTGTTGGGCAACGAAGACACTATTTTCTTGCCTTTGCGTCCCCCCACGCCGGTAGGGACCCGCAACGTTACTACCAGTCGAGAAGAAAGTGCCGAGACACCCTCGGGCATGACCAAAGGCACTTACGCCGTGGTCATTCTCACGGCTCTGGCGGCACTAGCCCTCGGCGCAGTCTCCAGTGTCTATGCGGTCCGACAGCATCGACTCGAAACCTTGGGGACGGAACTCAAGAGTCCCCGGATGGTCGCCAACGCCACGACGTGGAATACGGCCGATA GAAGAATCGGGGGAGAACTAGGAGGAAAAAGTAGAAGAAGACCAG TCTTGCCCCTGGGACTCGACTCGTTGTGTGCGACCGATACCGTGGACCATGAAAGCTACTCCCGAGCCACCTCGACTGTCCCGTCTCCCATGGAAAAGGCACAGGCGTCCGTGTTTCGACATACCGATCCGCCCGTCCGGAGGATGAGTCCGCGGGAATCGTCCGAAATTGACTTTGGCCGGAACCGGGCCCTCTTGGATCAGGATGATTCCCTACTGTCCGGATCGTATGGTGACAGTCGCATTTCGGCACGTCCGCCTCCCCCACACCAAACCACGGGTCGGTACCCCGGGGCCGCGGCACATTTTCCCCATTTCCAACCACAACGAACACACCATGCCGATTTGGATCAGGAAATTCTTTTGACGAAAAGCGTGGGTGGTACTTTGGGTGCCAAGGCTGTGGACGATGACAAGGCCAGTGCGTCGGATTTTTCGTCACAGGCCAAGTTCTATTTGAGTCGACTCTTGGGAACCAACACAGCGTCCGGTCCACTTTCACAAGCATCAAGTCGCGACCACGGGACGACGATTCAAAAGACGGTGTCGTACGATTCGGTATTGCGTCGACCGGGGTTGTACGATGTCTTTGCCCCACCCGGTCCCAttggtatcgtcgtcgacacgaCCAAGGATGGTCCAGCCGTGCACGCTCTGAAGACGACCTCACCCATGTTGGGATTGATTCAACCAGGCGATTTGATTGTCGGTTTGGACGATCAGGATACCCGCAGCATGACGGCCGCGACTCTGACGCGCCTCATGGCGGCGAAAGCCCAGGAGCACGAGCGTAAAATTACGTTGCTTACGAACGAGCATGTTCAAACAGCCTATCCTTTGTACTAA
- a CDS encoding predicted protein, producing the protein MTSRRVTATLRQQLRQAARGDTQSTPNGSPPRRLWKCFPLTAQHVNVPTKRHPDDTDDERNTSAHPRWLRTPSEFHQTLCDRIERARRRVHLASLYIGPACCHASIPESTSVSCWINTERSVPCRCLRNGHPHRSSATISSAEACRRALAQRPKLPDESHNGTADTEHNKSQIHLLSVLGPWLSRLPNPYNEIAGVFHVKLYVVDDAVLLSGANLSQEYFADRHDRYVCIYNGGNGLVDTYVDLIQALSEFGSQRYEGIDENGVAQLTNVPDRQRLFRAIRDVLTIEADTAGIDHEPDPDVIAYAVPTFQAPPGYFTATCDATELATMPTDLQTIHDLLRQTAAWAPAAASSSSSAPQTTATTATTTHQNRPVTLRLASAYLNPTHSFLESTRNLNVFFLTAGKLSHGFRPKKVTGHVSKTAWIPTVFATLVASYPPWVKTWWYQRESWTFHAKGLWLTTTAETVPESTTTTSKTNVPTLTKSQLRIPETDELLVVSHGSGNYGYRSEQRDMESNLLLVFPSPTDGQESNNPWAQQHIDEWNEFVPSAVPACLEDTDPLPKPVQWVLPYIKSFF; encoded by the exons ATGACGAGTCGGCGCGTGACGGCGACCTTACGGCAACAACTGCGACAAGCCGCTCGCGGTGACACTCAATCCACACCCAACGGAAGTCCCCCGCGGCGACTCTGGAAATGCTTTCCACTCACCGCGCAACACGTCAACGTTCCCACGAAACGTCACCCCGACGACACTGACGACGAACGAAACACTTCGGCTCATCCACGCTGGTTGCGGACTCCCAGTGAGTTTCATCAAACTCTCTGCGATCGCATCGAACGTGCCCGACGTCGTGTGCACTTGGCCTCACTCTACATTGGACCCGCC TGTTGTCACGCATCGATCCCCGAGTCGACGTCCGTATCTTGTTGGATCAACACCGAGCGCTCCGTCCCGTGCCGGTGCCTCCGCAACGGGCACCCGCACCGTTCGTCCGCCACCATCTCGTCGGCGGAAGCCTGCCGACGAGCTCTCGCGCAACGTCCCAAACTACCGGACGAATCCCACAACGGGACTGCCGACACCGAACACAACAAGAGTCAGATTCATTTGTTATCGGTACTCGGTCCTTGGCTGTCCCGACTGCCCAATCCGTACAACGAAATTGCCGGCGTCTTTCACGTCAAACTCTACGTCGTGGACGACGCCGTCCTCCTCAGTGGCGCCAATTTGTCGCAGGAATACTTTGCCGATCGACACGACCGCTACGTATGTATATACAACGGTGGCAACGGGTTGGTCGACACCTACGTCGATTTGATCCAAGCCTTGTCGGAATTCGGTAGTCAACGATACGAAGGAATCGACGAGAATGGTGTGGCACAACTCACCAACGTACCCGATCGACAACGACTCTTTCGAGCGATCCGGGACGTACTGACGATCGAGGCCGATACCGCAGGAATCGACCACGAACCAGATCCCGACGTCATTGCCTACGCGGTACCCACCTTTCAGGCACCCCCCGGTTACTTTACAGCAACCTGCGACGCAACCGAACTCGCCACCATGCCCACTGATCTACAAACCATTCACGATTTGCTACGCCAAACCGCCGCGTGGGCTCCAGcggcggcgtcgtcgtcatcgtccgcaCCACAAACGACCGCCACCACTGCAACCACAACACATCAAAACAGGCCAGTCACACTTCGTCTCGCCAGTGCCTATCTTAATCCAACACATTCGTTTCTGGAATCCACGAGGAATTTAAacgttttctttttgacggcCGGAAAACTCTCGCACGGCTTTCGTCCCAAAAAGGTGACGGGTCacgtttccaaaacggcCTGGATCCCTACCGTCTTTGCAACGCTAGTGGCATCCTATCCTCCGTGGGTAAAGACCTGGTGGTACCAACGCGAAAGCTGGACCTTTCACGCCAAGGGATTATGGTTAACAACCACCGCCGAAACGGTGCCGGaatccacgacgacgacgtccaagACCAACGTTCCTACACTGACGAAATCCCAGCTGCGCATTCCCGAGACGGACGAGCTTTTGGTCGTCTCCCACGGATCCGGCAATTACGGGTATCGATCGGAACAACGAGATATGGAAAGCAACTTGCTCTTGGTTTTCCCCTCACCTACTGATGGACAGGAAAGCAACAATCCATGGGCTCAGCAGCATATTGACGAATGGAACGAATTTGTACCCTCGGCGGTGCCAGCTTGTTTGGAAGATACCGACCCACTGCCAAAGCCAGTGCAGTGGGTATTGCCATACATCAAGTCGTTTTTTTGA
- a CDS encoding predicted protein, which translates to MNYPLFRMLTLRRAAVHKTTSDHRQVHYLERVSHIFGDFVSRGREETRKRSTSRKPMVLVQRRTLEATCLQAAEPKKGGVSRRRSSCEVFSGTAEEPTSPKEWVYYRANRPSWNINTKAPRRTSPSARSGRGLVLRFVCGTLLFWILSLSLKRQVGPALRAFEAELALTVLQGNQAIDFYAGTVGEEAQQTKNLLKALQRAKAALEKQIEARQIKIFYSSGETQASSYQPVDSEITQWLDEKEIALEHKIAVLQTNLKQLSRDFVNSRYGPGPHRVEFAIEFRNHENLPVPQSFIVELAPLDLLPHAVHFFLDLVHHGIWNDTVFLHHEDVRHIIAAAPIDFDTQEIKFRQLDELEWSGLGFPEYSKEMAHEKYTLGFADRGPTFYINTMDNTVAHGPGGQGHHTLPNDADPCFAKIVEGTKVVDSLVRMGLLHTKFEEGQSHPWADSEHTWTRIVSAAIL; encoded by the exons ATGAATTATCCTCTATTTAGAATGCTCACTTTAAGGAGGGCAGCGGTGCACAAAACAACTAGCGACCATCGCCAAGTCCATTATCTCGAACGCGTATCCCACATTTTTGGAGATTTTGTCTCCCGCGGAAGGGAAGAAACGCGGAAAAGGTCCACCAGTCGTAAACCGATGGTTCTCGTACAGAGGAGGACATTGGAGGCTACGTGTTTGCAGGCCGCTGAACCAAAAAAAGGTGGCGTTTCCCGACGTCGAAGTTCGTGTGAGGTCTTCTCGGGGACGGCGGAAGAACCGACATCTCCGAAAGAATGGGTATATTATCGAGCGAACCGGCCTTCGTGGAACATCAACACCAAGGCTCCGAGACGGACAAGTCCTTCTGCTAGATCCGGTAGGGGACTAGTGCTTCGATTTGTTTGTGGAACTCTGTTATTTTGGATTCTGTCGTTAAGCTTGAAAAGACAGGTTGGACCGGCGCTGAGGGCATTCGAAGCCGAGCTTGCCCTCACCGTGCTCCAAGGAAACCAAGCGATCGACTTTTACGCTGGCACAGTTGGAGAAGAAGCACAACAAACCAAAAATCTCTTGAAGGCTCTGCAGAGAGCAAAAGCTGCTCTGGAGAAGCAGATAGAGGCACGGCAAATAAAGATCTTTTACAGCTCCGGTGAAACACAAGCCTCTTCCTACCAGCCAGTCGATAGCGAAATCACCCAATGGCTCGATGAGAAGGAAATTGCTTTAGAGCACAAAATTGCGGTGCTACAAACAAACTTGAAACAGCTTAGTCGAGATTTTGTCAATAGCCG ATACGGACCTGGTCCCCATCGTGTCGAATTTGCAATCGAGTTTCGCAACCACGAAAATTTGCCCGTTCCTCAAAGTTTTATCGTAGAACTCGCTCCCCTGGATCTTTTACCCCATGCGGTGCACTTTTTCTTAGATCTTGTTCATCACGGCATATGGAATGACACTGTCTTTCTACACCATGAGGATGTGAGACACATAATTGCGGCGGCTCCTATCGACTTTGACACCCAAGAAATTAAGTTTAGACAGCTAGATGAACTCGAATGGAGTGGCTTGGGATTCCCCGAATATTCGAAGGAAATGGCGCACGAAAAATATACGCTCGGATTTGCCGATCGGGGTCCCACGTTCTATATCAACACAATGGACAACACGGTTGCCCATGGCCCAGGCGGTCAGGGACATCACACACTTCCGAATGACGCCGATCCGTGCTTTGCCAAGATAGTGGAAGGGACAAAGGTCGTGGACTCGCTAGTCCGTATGGGATTGTTACACACCAAGTTTGAAGAAGGTCAGAGCCATCCGTGGGCCGATAGTGAGCACACCTGGACGCGTATTGTCTCTGCCGCAATACTGTAG
- a CDS encoding predicted protein, producing MTPVPYTLSLQVPPDAREGDNLTFTVDGVEMEIPVPPGTLPGQLLSVQLGDETSRGPSDEDPDISEDSVTIPLADGQTLVLATVLPSSPEILEMDESDGTHALAWPAGQWLADSLAHHVPRLPWNDKKDNLVLELGSGLDTAGMAFGHCFGQKIQRLVLTDHAAAVPLLQHNVRQNQALLPSHTVVHELEWSSAPTDRNTATISYDWILGSDILYNTESIPALVSTIEQLLGEHGGVLVAVRWRKPDIERSFFQTLRTGCRNLKWKLLDGASTTHWSEYGKASDIFFQQTMIGIGGKPKALGYITEQDTERMSQGEYDAWDRAQMQLYLGTSA from the coding sequence ATGACGCCCGTGCCGTACACGCTGTCTCTTCAGGTTCCTCCCGACGCCCGAGAAGGCGATAACTTGACCTTTACAGTAGACGGTGTGGAAATGGAAATCCCGGTGCCCCCCGGTACCCTACCCGGACAACTCTTGTCCGTGCAGTTGGGGGACGAAACGTCTCGGGGGCCGAGCGACGAAGACCCGGATATTTCGGAAGATTCCGTCACGATTCCGCTCGCGGACGGTCAAACACTGGTACTCGCTACGGTATTGCCGTCGTCACCGGAgattttggaaatggacgaGTCCGATGGGACGCATGCCCTGGCGTGGCCGGCGGGACAATGGTTGGCGGACTCCTTGGCCCACCACGTACCCCGCTTGCCGTGGAACGATAAGAAAGACAACCTTGTACTGGAACTAGGATCCGGACTCGATACCGCGGGCATGGCGTTCGGTCACTGCTTTGGTCAGAAAATACAACGGTTGGTCTTGACGGACCATGCGGCCGCCGTGCCTTTGCTCCAACACAACGTACGGCAAAATCAGGCTCTCTTACCCTCCCATACGGTCGTTCACGAGTTGGAGTGGTCCTCGGCTCCTACCGACCGGAATACCGCGACTATTTCTTACGATTGGATCCTGGGGTCGGATATTTTGTACAATACCGAGTCCATTCCCGCACTAGTCTCCACGATCGAACAATTGCTTGGTGAACATGGGGGCGTTTTGGTTGCCGTCCGGTGGCGCAAACCGGACATCGAACGGAGTTTCTTTCAAACACTAAGAACCGGATGTCGCAACCTGAAATGGAAGCTTCTCGACGGTGCATCGACCACCCATTGGTCCGAGTATGGGAAAGCCAGCGACATCTTTTTCCAGCAAACCATGATTGGAATCGGGGGAAAACCCAAGGCATTGGGCTACATTACGGAGCAAGATACCGAACGAATGTCGCAAGGCGAGTACGATGCCTGGGATCGAGCGCAAATGCAACTCTACCTGGGAACGAGTGCCTAG